Proteins encoded by one window of Mesorhizobium sp. INR15:
- a CDS encoding HutD family protein, which produces MRVLKASEYRSMPWKNGGGVTTEITVSPAGAGLDDFDWRISMARVESGGPFSQFAGIDRTLAVLEGEGIVLDLAGRPSATVTKTSAPFAFPADVSTEAALIAGPITDLNVMTRRGRMTHTVQRLHISDPLEIRAGAENTLILSLDGGITISGGLPTHLGALDTLLLGPDDADVLIKPAHDTTLFVIRINGLASGISANH; this is translated from the coding sequence ATGCGTGTTCTCAAGGCATCCGAATACCGGTCGATGCCGTGGAAGAATGGCGGCGGGGTGACGACAGAGATCACCGTCTCGCCCGCCGGCGCCGGTCTCGATGATTTCGACTGGCGTATCTCCATGGCCCGCGTCGAGAGCGGCGGGCCGTTTTCGCAATTCGCCGGAATCGACCGGACCCTGGCTGTACTGGAAGGCGAGGGGATTGTGCTTGACCTCGCCGGACGGCCATCGGCCACCGTGACCAAGACATCGGCTCCGTTTGCCTTTCCGGCTGATGTTTCGACCGAAGCCGCGTTGATCGCCGGGCCGATCACCGATCTCAACGTCATGACCAGACGCGGGCGCATGACCCATACGGTTCAGCGTCTACACATTTCCGATCCGCTCGAAATCCGGGCAGGGGCCGAAAACACCCTCATCCTGAGCCTGGACGGGGGCATCACCATATCTGGTGGCTTGCCCACCCATCTTGGAGCGCTTGATACGCTGCTGCTCGGGCCAGACGACGCTGATGTTCTCATCAAACCTGCCCACGACACGACACTGTTCGTGATCCGGATCAACGGCTTGGCCTCGGGCATTTCGGCGAACCATTAA